The following is a genomic window from Miscanthus floridulus cultivar M001 chromosome 14, ASM1932011v1, whole genome shotgun sequence.
AGAGGAGGCATCCCCTCTCTCACACACACCACATGGAAGAGCTCCACTCCAAATTCAAAGATGTAGtagtagaatagctctagttggAAGTTAGGGAGAGAAGCTCTAGTTCTAGAAGAGGCCTCGGAGTTACGGTATAATCTTGTATCGGTCCTTTGTAAGACTCCAGTACTTTATATTTATCTTCTCTAATTACTAAATTGTCCTTCATGGTTATCTATTTCATGCCTTAGTTGGTTAGTTAATGCATGGTTAGTATAGTGGTTTACACCTTGACATGGGATCTTTGCTCgatcgagtgctctagttatcaTATGtggctagagtagtaatcgatagtgtagacgtggtgtctagactataggttacctgagtTTGCGCCCAACCCTACGGATAGTTGTAGTAGCCCCGGAGGTGATAGCTCCGACTAGGCCTTTGCAGTCCACCACGTTCGGGTTGGTATTTTCGTAGAACTTTTGGCAGCCTTCCCTCGATCACCCCTTCCTAGTTTTTTCGAGGATCGGAAAGGTACTACTGCTCCAAAGTATTAAGGTGTGATCGCTATGTCTGACCTTTGCTTAGTTAATCCCTTTGGTCTACTCTAGAATAGAACCACAGTAATGGAGAAGTAAATAGGACCTTGATCTCTCCTATTGCCCTCCCAGCTTAGCCTGTCTACTCTGTTATCTTATCATAGAGTTCTCTCGCTATACAAGCACTCCTATCTTATCACTTACCCCCACGTTAGTCTAGTCAGTATACTAGTTAGTGGATACATTATGGTCAACTATTAagttctttaaccattgttttcCTGAGGATAAATACAATAccctggaatactcctgggtgaaagctacaacagtaTCCGTACGCTTGCGAATTTCTCTGTTTGCGTTAACAAATGCCAACAGTATCGGAGTTGTCGGCTACCTCCATTTGTGTACTTAGGGCCCCTTGTACACTTAGCGGAAGGAATGTCGGGAATCATTGGCTCCTCTCCACTTATACCTCAACGTTCCgaatactacttggagtataaggttcgtgtttatctttgatggcgagttctactttaagttagtcttgttcacTATTTACTTGCGAGTTCATCGTCCGCTCTCgtagcggatactctagtagagggctcctcATAAAGATGGATCACCCTATAcagcgctagagtagtagtcaataaCGTGGATgtagtgtctaggctagaggctacctttgtttgcctcgtgtcctacggttgaggggtaggtggcaggtggtgacagccctgtccgtcccctTAATCCCCCACGTGCGTGTTTGGCGTAGAGCTAGAAGCCGGAGGTACATGGCAGATCAAGTATAAGTCAGTGCCTAAAGTAAGTATATAGTGGCAAaactatcttaacttaggatctctatgtctagaaaacctcgctacccgagctatttttcttcttgttaccttaggtgaactagctaagagacttttACACATATGTTCCTcgtggaaatatgataccctgaatacttttggaTAAAGTGGTACAATAGTAATTCCATGCGCTCGCATTATTTCTATATGCGTTAACAAATATCAACCACCACCACCTACTTTATTTAATGTAGCAGCACCACAGTAGCATGCGTCAGCACATCGTCCACATCCCTCCAACTCTCTCTCTCAAACCACCACTTATTCCTCGTCCCTCTGCTTGCCGCAGCACCACAGCAGCACATCAAGCAGGCCGGCGATGTCACGGCCTCGTCGCATGCCAAGGTCAGCGCAGCCCCAATGTGCGACCTTGACTCACGGCCACGGCATGATGCGCGACACCGGCAAGGCGTGGCGGCGATGGGGGCCCGGCAAGGCGGCCGCACAGTGCTGGCAAGGTgcggtggccaatggtctcttgGAGTCATGGGTCTCTTCTTCGTCCTCCCCTCTAGCTCGGCGACGATGGAGACCGGTAAGGCTACCGCGCGCTGGCAACCGATCGCATGGCTCTCTTTTTCGTCCTCCGCTCTggcgcggcggcgatggagtcccGGCAAGGCGGCCGCGCGGTGCTGGAAATGCGTGGCGGCCGACGGTCTCATAGCTCTTTTCATCGTCCTCCGTTATGATACCTAAGTGCACTTTTGGTGAAGAAATGGTGTTCTTTGGATTTTTAGAGACATTATGAATGATGAACATGGGTACTATCTATCGTGTATTCTGTCGAACAGCAGCAGTACGGGCAGCGCATGGTTGTCGACATCCAGCGACAGGcgctatttttttttattttgcaaaCAATTAGCACAGGCGGATGTCATAACAGACAACAAGTGCAAACACAGTATTACAGGCGGCTGACATAATTTAACCGCCGGTACAAATCAATTTTTACAGGCTGCTTATATAACATTGCCGTCAGTGGAAATGGAACTATACTGGTGGATTTTAGTTTATCGTCAGTAGAAATATGTTATTTGTATTGTCCTTTCACAGTGGCAGTGCGTAAAAACGCCAGTAGAAATCAGTTTTCCACTACCAGTACAAATCTCTGGTGTACTGGTGTGGAACTTGGTTCCCTTATCTAAAAAAACAATTCAAATTCGCAATGCGGTCAGAAGCTGTTTTCAGTTGGATATTTGGTTAGTGTTTGTAGCTGTTTTTAGTTTTGTTGTTGTTggttgttttttatttattttggtagTGTTTGTAGCTGTTTTCCTCGATTGGATATTTGGTTCGTTGGGTTGGGCTGTTTGGTGGTGTCGTTTCTTGCTTTCTTTTTGTTTCAATCTCCATTTTTTTCCCAATGAAAATCACGGCAATTCTCTTGCCATCCAttcgaaaaaataatataggAAAATTTCAACCGGAGCACTCTGAAGATATTGTATATTGCGTCAAGAATGGAAACTGCATTATGTGTTGATGCTACGCAAATACTTGTGCATGTCTGTAGAAGAAAGGAGTCGACTACTCAAGTAAGTATCGAAATGAACGATATGTTGGGCGGATCTACAGTCTTTTTGTGGGGGTCCGCCGACCCCGATGACCTTCCGTGAACACCTGATACTCTCCGTTCTGCCACCTGCTTGGACCCCAGTAAAATTCGAAGTTGCCCCCGGCAACTACGGTGTCCAGCCCACAAGAGAATGCGTCCCCGTCTTGTTTCATTTGCTAAAGGCCAAGAAGCCCCAAAGCCTGGCATGAACGTGGAGTTGTTTTCTCATCGATGACTCAAGCTGTTAAGCAGATAGCGCAACCCAAAAGTAgccctgggcgttcgggttacccgaatTGTTGCCCAAAGGCCAAAGCCTTACCGATCGATTGCTATCCGCCTCTCCTGGAGACTCGCCGACAGACACCGCACCCTTTCGTCTTCCGCCGATTCAATTTCTGGCATCCTGCTCAACCACCGTGACATCGCCTCACGGCGGCCTGGCGTCGTCCATCTGCATGTCCGCGTCCTACTGCTGACAGACCTGCTGTTCAATACTCTCTGCTCCTAGAGCGTTCAAGCCTATAGGTACGCCGGCCGAAATTGCAATTTGCAAATCTCTGTTAGTACAGACGCATGCACAGATCCTCGCAACTACTACTAGCTCATGTTTGATCCTATTTCgttatttgttttttttcagtTGGTTAATTTAATCAGATCAGATTTTACAAGCAATTCACAGAAAGAGTATTTTTTTCTACTAGCAAATGAGAATTGAGGAGTAGAAAAAAATGGCTGATTTGAGCAAGATGTCAGGTAAGGAAATGTCTGATTTCTATTAATCTAATCATGGCTGCTTGCAGATTAGTCAATCTCTactttagtgtttaattatgtTGTCTAATTTGAGCTAGTTCTTCCTATCGCCACAACATTAGCAGAAAGGTCTTTTTCATTAGTGAAAATTGTGAAGACACATCTACAAAATCATATTGGGGATGGATTTAAGAATGATTGTGTCATTTGCTTCGTGGAAGCGGAATTTCTTGATGCAATTCCAAATGATGATGTCTTGGTTCGCTTTCAAAATATGAATGACTATACCCGTCGAGTGAAATTATAAGAGATAACCACTATTGTAAAAAGTTTTTTTGTCTTATTGTGATATTCCTAATTTTATCCCTCAATATGGCTGCTTGATTTTTGCAATATGTTAtcattattaatatttatgtataTGTTATGTAATGAGCAGAGTGTTAGATTTCTACAAGTTTGGGTAACATGAGTCTGTGCCGACCCCGGCGACAACATTGTTGCCCAtattttcctctctttttttttgtgaaaaccAGTGTCACCTAAACAGATCACGAAGTGCACGGCACACATGGCTCAAGAGTGGTGATGTCAAAAAGCAAATCACAAGGAGCTATCAATGCAAGTCACTTTTGCAAGATGGCAACAACTGCTGCTCTATCACCAGTCACCACCAATCTTCTCCATTAGTTACCACCCACACTTTCACAACAATCCTGTAGCACTACATTACTTCCAGCTCGGGCACACATTTCTGGCTATCTTGATTCCTTTTTGCTACTTAACCACCATATATACGCCTTCTCAAGACACCATCCTAACCAACAGTAGGATATATAGCTCGATCCCTGCCATGAGCAATAGGGTCCTTACTCTCTATACTCTGGTATTGCGTTGCACCTCTTTGCATATTACAAACGCACACAATAAGAAATTAGCATATAGTGCTTATTAAGAATGGGAGGCACCAGCAAACTTGTGATTGATGGTGCTGGGAATGAGGCAAACACTACCAGATacaggatctttgccgagtgctaggaacactcggcgaagccccaaaaacactcggcaaacccttttacagcaaacgctagtttgccgagtgttttttgtcgcgcactcggcaaagacgttgccgagcgtcaaaaaaacactcggcaaacaatttttcagaaaaaataaaaaaaacaagctgCCGTCTTCTCCTCACCGCGCCGCCACCACGCCGCACCGCCACCATGCCCAGGCCGCCACCACGCTGGggccggatctggtggaggcggtggagaagCGCCACCGGGAAAGGGAGAGGCAGGGGGAGCGCCGCCATGCCGAGAGAGGAAGGGGGGAGGGCACCACCGCCGGGAaaagggagggggagggcgctgccgcgctgggagagggagagggcagggCGCCGCCGCGCCGAGAGAGGAGGGCCGCGCGCCAGATCCGTCCGCCCGCACCCGGGCTGGAACCGGCCTCCCCGTGCGCCACCATCGCCGGATCCGCCAGCGCCGGGggccggatctggtggaggcggtggaggagggagggagctGCGCCGCCGCACAGGGAGAGGCAGGGGGAGCACCGCCGCGCCGGGAGAGGAGGGGCACGCGCGCCAGATCCGTCCGCCCGCGCcggggccggatccggcctccccgtgTTGCCACCGTCGCCGGATCCGCCCGCGCCGGggccggatctggtggaggcggtggaggagggagggaggtgcacGCCGCGCAGGAGAGGCAGGGGGAGCGCTGCCGCGCCGGGAGAGGAGGGCCGCGTGCCAGATCTGTCCGCCTGCGCCCGCGCCAGGGCCGGATCCCACCTcccgtgctccaccgtcgctggaTCCGCCCGCGCGGGGGCCAgatctggtggaggcggtggaggagggagggaggtgcacCGCCGCGTAGGGAGAGGCAGGGGTGAGCGCCGCCATGCCGAGAGAGGAAGGGGGGAGGGCGGGCTGCGCtggcgagggaggaggggagggcgggccacgccggcgaggggggaCGGGAGGGCAGGCCGCAGCGGCgccagagagggaggaggggagggcggggaCGCGCCGACGCCGAGAGGGAGGTGGGGGGCGGCGCGTGCACGTGcgcggagaaggggagggggcgtgcgGACACGGCGCAGGGAGAAGGGGTGGGGGCCATGCGGGGATAAGGCTAGGGCGCGTCTGCTGGGGGTTAAAAAAAGATTTttttcgtttgccgagtgtcccagatttgggcactcggcaaagtttttttccattctttttcttctccttctttcccagaaattttttttttttcgtttgccgagtgtcttagatctgggcactcggcaaagtttttttttcatttttttcttctccttctttcccagaaaaaaagattttttttctttgccgagtgtcctggatctgggcactcggcaaagttttttttcattttttttcttctcctgaaAAAAGATTttacttctttgtcgagtgtaaaaaaaacactcggcaaatcccatctttgccaagtgtttttttttacactcggcaaacctcctttttaccaagtgttttttttttgccgagtgtttttagctcagcactcgacaaagaacttatttgccgagtgcccgaaagaatacactcggcaaacataaaaacactcggcaaattttacGTTTCCGGTAGCGAAAGCTCCATGTCGTGGCATGTGTTAGAGAGGCTTGAAGAACAGTAGCTGCCCTCCAGGTAGATATGTATGCAGAATTGACATCGCCATGCCGGTTCGTAAGAGACTGTCACCTGACCAAGGCGAAGTGGTGCCATTCCTAAGCTACAATGAGTTTACACGATAATGCTAGGGAATACGATGTTGAGCTGAGAAGAAGCTGTGCGACCTCCTGCGCTATGAATGGCTGTAGCATGAGCTGAGGAGAAGCTGAGAGTGTTTGGTTGAAGTCGTGCAAATTTTGTTGTCAACGGAATGACTACCATCTTATCATCAAATTAAACTGAATACTGCAAGGGTTGTAAAAACACAAGCGTACCTAGTTATACGATTGTGTTTAGTCTACATTTCAAACATTTCTTATTATTGACAGGAAAGTTGGGGCCACCCCTTCTTTCATCTCTACTTTTAATCTTCCCCTCACAGTAGAAGCTTATGAGCAATTCATCAACATGGAAGAGTCTGTCCAGAATTTTCAGCCCTCAATTGATAATGATATTTGGACTTatatttttctcctttttttttgggcggggggggggggggggggggggggggggggggggggggggggggaggcgggGGCGCTTCCTTTTCTGTTGGCAAGGCGTACAAGAAGTTGGCTGGTTCTTGTTGGGTGCACCCCATCTTTAAGTGGATTTGGAGATCTTCATGTCAACACAAACATAAAGTTTTCTTCTGGCTTTTGGCTCATGACAGACTCAGTACTTGAAATATCCTCCGAAGAAAAAAATATGTTCCTTTAGTTCTACAATTGTGTTTTGTGTAATCTTTCTATCTTTTTCTCGAATacacaggagagctgcgtatcattgcaCTAAGAGGGGAAAAAACGGAACCGTACAAGAAGCGTCCCGCCACTCCGGCGCGAGCTGTGGGGGTGCTAAGTTACAACAAGGCCTAGATCACTAAAATACAAACACAGGGCAGGACCTGACCCACAACACATGAACTATTGACAACAGCTAGGTTGTCGCCACCTCTTGACCTAAAGCGCCAAGCTTTCATGCCCCTGCGAGACACCAAAGATGGTGCTCATCATCAAAGGAGCGGAGTAAATCATTCATGCTCGGGCTGACTCCTTCGAATACACAAGAATTCCTGTGTTTCCAGAGAAGCCATGCACCTAGGATGACCAAAGTGTTCTTTGGGTACCCACTTAGCTGCTTTTCTCCACCAGCCTGCGAACTCTTGATCCCTGTTGTCTGGCACGCACCTTTGGAAACCTACTTGTGACAAAATTCTGAACCAGAACTCACGTGCAAAAACACGGGAGGTTAATTGGTGTTAAATAGTTTCTTCTGCTTCATCACACAATGGACAAAGACTCGGATACGGCAAATTTCGTTTGACCAATCGATCCGTTATCCAACATATGTTTCGAACAGCCAACCAAAGAAAAACTTTACACTTGGCCGGGGCCCAAGATTTCCAAATGCACCTCCATGGCTCAAAAATCGAGCCATTAAAGAAAGCCCGATGCGCTGATCTGGATGAGAAAAATCCAGAGCTCTCAAACCTCCAAATGTGTAAGTCTTCGGTTGTGGTCAGCAAGAAATCTTGTATGATGTCCCACAACTGAAAATACTCAAACAGTCCAATCATCGACAGACCTCCTTCGACATCCCTTGGCCAACGTTGCTCTTGAAAAGCTTCAGCCACTGACTATTTCAAAAATTTCCGAGGCACTGCAGAGAACACATTAGGAGCAATGTCCCTGATGCAGCATCCAAAAAGCCACCTATCTGTCCAGAAATTGTATTGTTTCCATTGCCCACATGAGAGATCAGGCCAATAGAAAAGAGTGCCACTGCGTTGGGATGAACCGGGATTTCAAGTCCCGCCCAGGATTTGTTACTGTCTGTCCTTGTGAACCACAGCCAGCGCATTTGTACTGCCCAGCTCATGTACTCGAGGTTATTGTGTAATCTTTCAGTTGAAGAAACGGATGAGCATCTCTTTCTCTATTGTGAATTTGGAAAAGCCTGCTGAAGCCTCCTTGGGCTGGTAGTTCCCTCCTCTCTGGATCCTTTTCAGATTATGAAACACTTCAAGGCTCATCTGAATGTCCCTTTCTTCATGGAGATCATCATCCCTCTCTGCTGAAGCCTATGGAGTGTAAGAAATAAGTATATTTTCAGAGCAGAAGAACCCTCAAGAGATCAATGCAAGTTCATTTTCAAGAATGTCTTTCGCCTGGTTATCCTGCGCGCAAAGAAGTACCTCCCAAATATTGAAACATGGCTAGAGCGCAATTTGTAACTGACCtcattttcttt
Proteins encoded in this region:
- the LOC136503893 gene encoding vegetative cell wall protein gp1-like — its product is MEKNFAECPNLGHSANEKNLFLTPSRRALALSPHGPHPFSLRRVRTPPPLLRARARAAPHLPLGVGASPPSPPPSLAPLRPALPSPLAGVARPPLLPRQRSPPSPLPLSAWRRSPLPLPTRRCTSLPPPPPPPDLAPARADPATVEHGRWDPALARAQADRSGTRPSSPGAAALPLPLLRGVHLPPSSTASTRSGPGAGGSGDGGNTGRPDPAPARADGSGARAPPLPARRCSPCLSLCGGAAPSLLHRLHQIRPPALADPAMVAHGEAGSSPGAGGRIWRAALLSRRGGALPSPSPSAAAPSPSLFPAVVPSPLPLSAWRRSPCLSLSRWRFSTASTRSGPSVVAAWAWWRCGVVAAR